One window of the Kiritimatiellales bacterium genome contains the following:
- a CDS encoding GntR family transcriptional regulator → MRKIRLKTTKEMDLPQNTRVANKYNRVVDAILIKIASGEYAGMLPGTKQLAEEYGVSLMTADKAVKVLEKEKLVVRLPRKGTLINSPKKSRTETLALIVRNVTMPLTSRVVGEFGKLARENGYQALFFQHFDDSRKELDIIQELLAGDKLDGVVIVPCSRNENGKALRRLVKEKVPVVILDLARLTCNITGCHIIAFDEREAFENGTQNLIALGHKKIRVVFPRIWDGIPLPADYKHYPRWIGYADAMKSAGLRPLPPVWVDAEQMQGHLDNAWITKTIKPCTALFLHHDTFAVTFLSFLHQAGIRVPEDVSLLSYDGAPLVDPFELSTMELPMEEAAQYAVHVLQKAQEHPSDKDAETAVFKAKFCLRRSASVLPS, encoded by the coding sequence GTGAGAAAGATTCGGTTGAAAACGACAAAAGAAATGGATTTGCCCCAGAACACACGGGTTGCCAATAAATACAACCGGGTTGTTGATGCCATACTCATAAAAATCGCCTCTGGCGAATATGCCGGCATGCTCCCGGGCACAAAACAGCTGGCGGAGGAGTACGGCGTCAGTTTGATGACTGCAGATAAAGCCGTTAAAGTTTTAGAAAAAGAAAAACTAGTTGTCCGCCTTCCGCGTAAAGGAACATTGATTAATTCTCCAAAAAAATCACGCACAGAAACGCTGGCGCTGATTGTCCGGAATGTGACCATGCCGCTGACATCCCGCGTTGTCGGAGAATTCGGAAAACTGGCCAGGGAAAACGGATATCAGGCATTGTTTTTTCAGCACTTTGACGACAGCCGGAAAGAACTGGATATTATTCAAGAACTGCTGGCCGGCGACAAACTGGACGGTGTGGTGATTGTACCGTGTTCCCGTAATGAAAACGGAAAAGCGCTGCGGCGGCTGGTCAAAGAAAAAGTTCCGGTGGTGATACTAGATCTGGCCCGCCTGACATGCAACATCACCGGATGTCACATTATTGCATTTGATGAGCGCGAAGCATTTGAAAACGGAACGCAGAATCTTATTGCGCTCGGGCATAAAAAAATCCGGGTTGTTTTCCCGCGTATATGGGACGGCATACCGCTACCGGCGGATTACAAACATTATCCCCGCTGGATCGGATATGCTGATGCAATGAAGTCCGCCGGGCTTCGGCCGTTACCGCCGGTCTGGGTGGACGCAGAACAGATGCAGGGACATCTTGATAATGCATGGATTACAAAAACCATAAAACCCTGCACGGCGCTGTTTCTGCACCACGACACGTTCGCCGTTACATTTCTTTCATTTCTGCATCAGGCCGGAATACGGGTTCCAGAGGATGTTTCACTGCTTTCATACGACGGTGCTCCGCTGGTTGACCCGTTTGAACTGTCCACCATGGAACTGCCGATGGAAGAGGCGGCGCAGTATGCGGTTCATGTTTTGCAGAAAGCACAGGAACATCCTTCAGATAAGGATGCGGAAACTGCGGTATTTAAAGCGAAATTCTGTCTGCGCCGGTCGGCATCAGTTCTCCCGTCTTGA
- a CDS encoding Gfo/Idh/MocA family oxidoreductase, which produces MKNIALVGVGGYARYHYHLIRSLERRNTVKLAAVLILEQFMDEQAATAGAIESAGGRVYTNYEELLAGECGRTDIIVLPVGIADHCEMSIKALSAGYHVICEKPVAGTVDECMQMKSAQESAGKILAICFQNIYSPVLKRIKQIVLNQELGRLVSAKSRVLWQRADAYYSNAWRGKLRYNGKVINDCPMMNATAHYLNNMLYAAGKTENKTAVPDSVYCENYRVKHIESCDTQFLRVHTDTDVHITYIASHSTDVRRDPKTEYIFENGKIVWEFNNDAVVYRRTENGFEECERIGDGYRNGDFCRMIYEQVCDAIDYGGSPAATVANSWQHVCCIEKGFESGRIVNVPEKFIGETRVGADDDCLKAGDINRYIAGIDPLTEKMFVEEKSFYEAGCPWAVKSEPVFLPENN; this is translated from the coding sequence ATGAAAAATATTGCTTTAGTCGGTGTCGGCGGATATGCGCGGTATCATTATCATTTAATTCGTTCGCTGGAACGGCGCAACACGGTGAAACTGGCGGCGGTGCTGATTCTCGAACAGTTCATGGATGAACAGGCGGCAACGGCCGGAGCAATTGAGTCTGCTGGCGGCCGGGTTTACACAAACTATGAAGAATTACTGGCCGGCGAATGCGGGCGGACCGATATTATTGTACTGCCGGTCGGGATTGCTGATCATTGTGAAATGAGCATTAAGGCGCTGTCCGCCGGCTATCATGTGATTTGCGAAAAGCCGGTTGCCGGAACAGTAGATGAATGCATGCAAATGAAATCGGCGCAGGAAAGCGCAGGAAAAATTCTGGCGATCTGCTTTCAGAATATTTATTCACCGGTCTTGAAGCGGATTAAACAGATCGTATTGAATCAAGAATTAGGACGATTGGTTTCAGCAAAAAGCCGGGTGCTGTGGCAGCGTGCGGATGCATATTACAGTAATGCGTGGCGGGGAAAACTGCGGTATAACGGAAAAGTAATCAATGACTGCCCGATGATGAACGCGACGGCGCATTACCTGAATAATATGCTGTATGCCGCCGGAAAAACAGAGAACAAAACAGCGGTACCGGATTCGGTGTATTGCGAAAATTACAGAGTAAAACATATTGAATCGTGCGACACACAGTTTCTGCGCGTTCATACCGATACAGATGTTCACATCACATATATCGCGTCTCATTCCACGGATGTACGGCGCGATCCGAAGACAGAGTATATTTTTGAAAACGGCAAGATCGTTTGGGAGTTCAATAACGATGCGGTGGTTTACCGGCGGACAGAAAACGGATTTGAAGAGTGTGAGCGCATCGGCGACGGATATAGAAACGGCGATTTCTGCCGGATGATTTATGAACAGGTGTGCGATGCAATTGATTATGGTGGTTCCCCGGCGGCCACCGTGGCGAACAGCTGGCAGCATGTCTGCTGCATCGAAAAAGGGTTTGAATCAGGACGCATTGTTAACGTGCCGGAAAAATTTATCGGCGAAACCCGGGTTGGCGCAGATGACGATTGTTTAAAGGCGGGGGACATTAACCGGTATATTGCCGGGATTGATCCGCTGACTGAAAAAATGTTCGTCGAAGAGAAAAGTTTCTACGAGGCGGGATGTCCATGGGCGGTGAAATCCGAACCTGTGTTTCTGCCGGAAAACAACTAA